One segment of Pangasianodon hypophthalmus isolate fPanHyp1 chromosome 10, fPanHyp1.pri, whole genome shotgun sequence DNA contains the following:
- the sparcl2 gene encoding SPARC yields the protein MLRHTHLLLLSLLMTFNLCITLGGRAQCKQKQMDSELKPYVGRVDAAFLCELMKCYSPIGSQCQVVKNGDIPIPKCVCPTTCPQQGVPVCSVLGKTYINECLLHKEACRKKRRIGKAHNGPCLGVGVCSEQEFGQFPYRLLDWFLLISRMGKRYTAAHTPSCITHTQRVQLAQSWFSLLDRNKNGKLSMKDLKKLYYKKMPLEHCANAFFKSCDRNRNNKVTVSEWTSCLVDRSERWFNEYMSVRMGSRKLCDQRSSIDMQDGSE from the exons atgcttagacacacacacctccttctGCTTTCCCTCCTGATGACCTTTAACCTCTGCATCACCTTG ggagggAGAGCTCAATGCAAACAGAAGCAGATGGACAGTGAGCTCAAGCCGTATGTGGGTCGAGTGGATGCAG CGTTCCTGTGTGAGTTAATGAAGTGTTACAGTCCCATTGGATCACAGTGTCAGGTGGTGAAGAATGGAGACATTCCCATCCCAAAGTGTGTTTGTCCAACCACCTGCCCTCA gcaggGGGTGCCAGTGTGTAGCGTATTAGGTAAAACCTACATCAATGAGTGTCTCCTTCACAAAGAGGCATGTCGCAAGAAACGCCGCATTGGAAAAGCACACAATGGACCATGTTTGG gggTTGGAGTGTGTTCAGAGCAGGAGTTTGGTCAGTTTCCCTACAGGCTGCTTGACTGGTTCTTGTTAATCAGCAGAATGGGAAAACGatacacagcagcacacacaccaagttgcatcacacacacacagagagtacaGCTTGCACAg AGCTGGTTTTCTCTGTTGGATCGCAATAAAAATGGGAAGTTGAGTATGAAGGATCTGAAGAAGCTTTACTATAAGAAGATGCCACTGGAACACTGCGCTAATGCATTCTTCAA gTCATGTGACAGGAACAGGAATAATAAAGTGACTGTGAGCGAGTggacttcctgtttggtggacAGATCTGAGCGATGGTTTAATGAATACATGT CAGTGAGAATGGGCTCGAGGAAACTGTGTGATCAGCGCAGCAGCATTGACATGCAGGATGGATCTGAATAg
- the ndnfl gene encoding protein NDNF — MSVLWSLYLAVMLISHTLCTLSPENEVPMHTTTWLSDGKNTPVHLKKGDTHRLHFTLGKKTTTLKLTVSPCSGSIEWSLSAHTLKDKPAKDHYWSFKKSKPEVWWRKSASEKTLHTYSGSAVDTYEGPALQPVSVYTLRIKSTQEDTHAHVYLHEGPTPWGVLPELPFDPRVHMLGVGMSSVTLTWSPSPSVIKAQHTHIHTRLYEYCVTVNRKHNYRSLCAAQEEKGELKDERKERAVVKLDGFDEHVCVCEEVESVCTISELLPNTLYYFDVFVIDRMNGTSAAYTGTFAHTHAESHTHTEPHTHSRIPLREGQVQWVTLSSGADERRSFRFRPRGGQKNGLLTLLSCNNTHTLTHTLSVSVLAQGNELTSQEIGDQLVQMWLQGFSSYLIQLRISARNTHAAERETLCVKMQASSAFHRRGAPALPHTLHIKSFNTLRTCSSVTLAWMGTEERGLYCLYRRRVDEQVETGGDRVIRGGQRCETSGDKVVRGRKRSETGGDKVVQGRQRSETGGDKVVQGRQRSETGGNGVIWGGPRSETGQDIVICSKQKSETSRNRVIPRERRSDTDRCLAPESRPPDQRVLCKYFQELDARRAVTTATVGGLEAETLYTFDIYLMRRWALPVKYHSKTVRTRRDC; from the exons atgagtgTGTTGTGGAGTTTGTATCTGGCTGTGAtgctcatctcacacacactgtgcactcTCTCACCTGAAAACGAGGTACCAATGCACACAACTACCTGGCTGAGTGATGGCAAGAACACACCTGTCCACCTGAAGAAAGGggacacacacag GCTCCATTTTACACTGGGGAAGAAGACGACAACTCTGAAGCTCACAGTTTCTCCCTGTTCAGGAAGCATAGAGTGGAGtctgagtgcacacacactgaaggaCAAACCAGCCAAGGATCAttact GGAGCTTTAAGAAGAGCAAGCCTGAAGTGTGGTGGAGAAAATCAGCAAGTGAGAAGACACTTCACACCTACTCCGGCAGCGCTGTGGACACCTATGAGGGTCCTGCGCTGCAACCAGTCTCCGTCTATACACTGCGGATTAAATCAACGCAGgaagacacacatgcacatgtttaTCTCCATGAAGGACCCACACCATGGGGAGTGCTTCCAGAGTTGCCCTTTGACCCCAGAGTGCACATGCTCGGGGTTGGGATGAGCAGTGTGACACTGACCTGGAGTCCAAGTCCTTCTGTCATcaaagcacaacacacacacatacatacacggTTATATGAgtactgtgttactgtaaaCCGCAAACACAACTACAGGAGCCTGTGTGCAGCACAAGAGGAGAAAGGAGAGCTGAAAGATGAGAGGAAGGAAAGAGCGGTGGTCAAACTGGACGGATTCGATGagcatgtatgtgtatgtgaagAGGTGGAAAGTGTGTGTACCATCTCTGAGCTCCTCCCAAACACGCTCTATTACTTCGATGTGTTTGTGATTGACAGAATGAATGGCACCAGCGCAGCATACACAGGAacgtttgcacacacacatgcagaatcacacacacacacagaaccacacacacacagcaggatcCCGCTGAGAGAGGGGCAGGTGCAGTGGGTCACACTGAGTTCTGGTGCAGATGAGAGGAGGAGTTTCCGTTTCCGGCCTCGTGGTGGGCAGAAGAACGGCCTGCTCACACTGCTGAGctgcaacaacacacacacactcacacacacactctctgtttcAGTATTGGCCCAAGGAAATGagctgacatcacaggaaatagGAGATCAGCTGGTCCAGATGTGGCTGCAGGGGTTCTCCTCCTACCTGATCCAGCTCCGAATCTCTGCTCGAAACACACacgcagcagagagagagactttgtgtgtgaaaatgcagGCATCGTCTGCATTCCACCGCCGGGGGGCGCCGGCgctgccacacacactccacatcaAGAGCTTTAACACACTGCGCACCTGCAGCTCCGTTACACTTGCGTGGATGGGAACTGAGGAACGAGGACTGTACTGCCTCTACAGACGCAGAGTGGACGAGCAGGTTGAGACAGGTGGAGACAGAGTAATACGGGGTGGACAGAGGTGTGAGACAAGTGGAGACAAAGTGGTACGGGGAAGAAAGAGGAGTGAGACAGGCGGAGACAAAGTGGTACAGGGTAGACAGAGGAGTGAGACAGGCGGAGACAAAGTGGTACAGGGTAGACAgaggagtgagacaggtggaAATGGAGTGATATGGGGTGGACCAAGGAGTGAGACAGGTCAAGACATAGTGATATGTAGTAAACAGAAGAGCGAGACAAGTCGAAACCGAGTGATACCTCGTGAACGTAGGAGTGATACGGACCGTTGCTTAGCGCCTGAATCCCGTCCTCCTGATCAACGTGTGCTCTGTAAATACTTCCAGGAACTTGATGCACGCCGTGCAGTTACTACGGCAACAGTAGGTGGGTTGGAGGCGGAGACACTGTACACTTTTGATATTTATCTGATGAGACGATGGGCACTTCCTGTTAAATACCACAGCAAGACAGTGCGGACCAGGAGAGACTGCTga
- the LOC117598241 gene encoding uncharacterized protein LOC117598241 isoform X2, which produces MMARYTGEEALWLVLDSDEEITFSSEEECDTDDERLHFEERVDPAEDIIPDEREKNSAKESVAKRAKADKQPTLSRNTETDVDMAPQALRFLPTREPGPQLDPRPCEAHTPMSLFNMFFFCNCCVNSVSKHQCSGCQGTCKGP; this is translated from the exons ATGATGGCACGCTACACGGGTGAAGAAGCACTATGGCTGGTTCTGGACAGCGACGAAGAGATTACTTTCTCCTCAGAGGAAGAATGCGACACGGATGACGAGCGTTTGCATTTTGAAGAGCGAGTGGACCCAGCGGAGGATATCATTCCTGACGA acgtgagaaaaacagtgcaaaagaaTCTGTGGCAAAGAGAGCCAAAGCAGATAAGCAGCCCACTCTGTCACGGAACACAGAGACTGATGTTGACATGGCTCCGCAGGCTCTGAGATTCCTGCCCACACGGGAACCTGGACCACAGCTAGACCCAAGACCCTGTGAGGCACACACTCCCATGAGTCtcttcaacatgttttttttctgcaactgCTGTGTCAACTCTGTGTCGAAACACCAATGCTCAGGCTGCCAGGGCACGTGCAAAgggccataa
- the LOC117598241 gene encoding piggyBac transposable element-derived protein 4-like isoform X1, with protein sequence MDTIRYACKAIYHPRQNLAVDERMVACKANTGMTQYMKAKPTRWGFKLFVLADSSNGYTVDFAVYTGKNNFPTAVTSLLDNRVLGSGYHVYMDNFYTSPKRLTDLFALKFGACGTYRDNRKDCPRNAANSLSKKSVRGSIRWIRDGHLVFVKWMDTREVSVCSTIHAAHTGDTVQRRVKTQNGWRAKSFPCPASVTAYNQHIGGVDLSDQRLQYYTTQHKTMKWYRKLFLHFLDIAATNAFIVHKEHYGTMSHKEFMEELIAELCGVSQKITPKRTSVDHVPVPGAEQASDATAGRRICVLCKAKHGNSQDTPWKCQACDIHLCEKELFPRVAQRCIAV encoded by the coding sequence ATGGACACTATCCGGTATGCATGTAAGGCCATCTATCATCCAAGACAAAATTTGGCAGTGGATGAAAGAATGGTGGCATGCAAAGCAAACACAGGAATGACTCAGTACATGAAAGCCAAACCAACCAGGTGGGGCTTCAAGTTGTTTGTTCTTGCGGACTCATCAAatggatatactgtagattttgcTGTGTACACAGGAAAGAACAACTTTCCCACAGCTGTGACATCTCTGTTGGACAATAGAGTTTTAGGCTCTGGGTACCATGTATACATGGATAATTTTTACACTAGTCCCAAGCGTCTAACAGACTTGTTTGCTTTGAAGTTTGGTGCATGTGGGACTTACAGAGACAACAGGAAGGATTGCCCTCGGAATGCAGCTAACTCACTCTCCAAAAAATCTGTGAGGGGCTCCATCAGGTGGATTCGAGATGGACATCTTGTGTTTGTGAAATGGATGGACACACGAGAGGTGTCTGTCTGTTCCACCATCCATGCTGCTCATACAGGAGACACTGTGCAGAGGAGggtgaaaacacaaaatggaTGGAGGGCAAAGAGTTTTCCATGTCCTGCATCTGTGACTGCATACAACCAGCACATTGGGGGTGTTGACCTGTCTGATCAGCGGttacagtactacaccacacagCACAAAACAATGAAGTGGTACAGAAAGCTATTTCTACACTTCTTGGACATTGCTGCCACCAATGCCTTTATTGTACACAAAGAACATTATGGCACCATGAGCCACAAGGAGTTTATGGAAGAACTAATTGCAGAGCTCTGTGGTGTGTCACAGAAAATAACACCAAAACGGACCAGTGTTGACCATGTGCCAGTTCCAGGAGCTGAGCAGGCCTCAGATGCCACTGCTGGTCGCCGGATCTGTGTGCTTTGCAAAGCAAAGCATGGTAACAGCCAGGACACTCCTTGGAAATGCCAGGCATGTGATATTCACTTGTGTGAAAAGGAACTGTTTCCTAGAGTGGCACAAAGATGTATAGCTGTATAG